A genomic segment from Curtobacterium sp. MCSS17_007 encodes:
- a CDS encoding flagellar hook-length control protein FliK, whose protein sequence is MNTPVTGAAAPSGAATANAPAPLAQQLGRPLFSLAQAGPGEHVVTVQVAPDTLGPVTVRAHVTAHGMHVELFAASDAGRDAVRQVLPDLRRDASGSGITTTLDLSSQNHPGAQPGRDDRPSSSAFRSDAGLEARPTPSAPVTTRPTTVRSVGLDVLA, encoded by the coding sequence GTGAACACCCCGGTCACCGGCGCCGCCGCGCCGTCCGGCGCTGCCACGGCCAACGCGCCGGCACCGCTCGCCCAGCAGCTCGGCCGCCCCCTCTTCTCGCTCGCCCAGGCCGGGCCGGGCGAACACGTCGTCACCGTCCAGGTCGCACCCGACACGCTCGGACCCGTCACGGTCCGTGCCCACGTCACCGCGCACGGCATGCACGTCGAGCTCTTCGCGGCGTCCGACGCCGGTCGCGACGCGGTCCGACAGGTCCTGCCCGACCTCCGGCGGGACGCCTCCGGCAGCGGCATCACCACGACGCTCGACCTGTCGTCCCAGAACCACCCGGGTGCGCAGCCGGGCCGCGACGACCGCCCGTCGTCGTCGGCGTTCCGCAGCGATGCCGGTCTGGAGGCGCGACCCACCCCGTCCGCGCCCGTCACCACCCGACCCACCACCGTCCGATCCGTCGGACTCGACGTCCTCGCCTGA